In Jaculus jaculus isolate mJacJac1 chromosome 2, mJacJac1.mat.Y.cur, whole genome shotgun sequence, the genomic window AGAGAGTTAGTTCAGGAAACTACCCATTTAAAATCGGATATACACAGGGTAGAGGTGGGTGGGTGAATTTATTCAGAGAGTGATAACCCCGAGAAGTAGGCAGAGTGAAATATGGTTAAGGAAAAGTACAAATGAGGTTCGTGAGGGGTGTAATTAAAGACTGCCTTCCACAGGAAGCAGTGGGAGGGAAGTGGTGGGATCCTTGCTGAAGTTTCTGAAAGTTGCGTGACTCTGAGATGCCAATGGCAAAAGTGTGTCGGTCTTTCCCCACTCTCTTCCAGTAGGGTAATTCAAAGTTCCTTCTAGCTACCAAACTTGGCCTAATTCCAAGCATGTTGGAGAGATGCTTCTTCAAGATGGGAATTCTGATTACTGGAGACACGAGTTTTAAAAGggtcttctagggctggagggatggctcagcagttaaggcacttgcttgcaaagcgtaacgacccagattcgattccctagtatccacataaagacagatgaatgaggtggcacatacatctggaggatgtttgaagtggctagaggccctggcacacccattctctctctctctccttgcaaacaaataaaatatttgaaaaaatataaaaaaatcaaagggtCTTTTAGATTTATACATAATTTTGCAAActgctatattttaaaatattttatttttatttatttatttgaaagagggagagagagagagagagagagagagagagagagagagagagagagggagggagggagggagagaggggtggagaatggacacgtcagggcttccagccactgcaaacaaactccagatggatgtaccaccttgtgcatctggctaatctgagtcctggggaatcaaactgaggtcctttggcttttcaggcaagtaccttaactgctaagccatccctccagcttacAAACTGCTATATTTTAAAGGGTTATCACACTGTCTCCTTAAACAAGATGATACAAGctaaacagaaaaatcaaatacatttaAGAATGCTCCTTGCAAACACTACCTATTGAGCTGTAAAACAGTAGAAAGTTGCAATCGTAACAAGATAAACACTTGTACTGTAGACACTATAAAGAAGTTTTGAGCTTGGCCTGGTGAAGTAAATCTACAATCATCAACTACTGGGGAGGCTGTGGCAGAATTCTAAGTTcaggttcaaggcctgcctgggctatatagttcaaggctagcctgccaATTTAGTGAGTCCTGTctccaataaaaagtaaaataaataaataaataaaaagaaattggggaCACAGCTTAGCGGTAGAGTGTTTGTTTCACATCCCTCTCCCCAAAAAACCCAAgccattaaaaacatttttaaaagatagaacaTTATTATTCACGTGGTGAGAAAGTACCAGGCAGTTCTAATGTACAGCCAGGGCTAAGGTTCAGGGTCCTTAAAGGAGGGTCCTTAGGTGTGCAGCACCCACATTGTCTGCAGACCTACTTGGTCAAGATGTGCAGTTGaaggagacccccccccccaggttgtTTGATCCATAGTAACTGACTATAAGCACTGTGGGCTCGcctctcagcctgggctagcactgCTCCGTGCTCGAGTTTTCTGCCTGGACAGTCACTGCGCGGTGAGTCCTGCCCTTGTTACTTTCCTTAGCACGTAGCTCTGTGCTTTTCATCTGACCGTCAGCCCTTGGTAATCTGCCCAGTCTCTTTTTCACTCTGCATTCTATATCACACACCTTCAGTTGTTTTCCTCTGAAacttgtgtttatttatgtgtgtgggtataggcaggacagggtctcttgccaccgcaaacgaaccccacacacaggtgccactttatgTGTGGCTTTACATtgagtgctggggacttgaacccatgctggcaggctttataagcaagcatctttaatacAGAGCTGTTTGCCCTAGCCCCAAACCTGAGTTTAAATCCTGTTTGCTTCATGACGCCAACCTCACCTGTTTTGAACACAGCCATTCCTTTcttctggaacttactgtgtCATGATCTGGTTAGCACATACACTACCTTATACTGTCCCTTCTTAAATGTTAAATCATAAAGTACATATAAAGTGTGAATGTGTAAACTGCAcaattacttcttttttctttttctgaggtagggtctcactcatgctcaggctgacctggaacttagtctgtaatcccaggttggccttgaactcacagcaatccttctatcactgcctcctgagtcctgggattaaaggcatgcatcaccacacctggccaaatttacctttttttttttttttttgaagtattttattatttatttgagagagagagagagagagagagagagcacgcgcgcgcacgtgcacacaccagggcctccagtcacaaatgaactcctgatgcatatgtcaccttgtgcatctggctttatgtgggtattggggaactgaacctgggtccttaggcttcgcaggcaagcaccttaatgacagCCCACaattacttatttttgaggtGACCTCTTGCTATGTTGCCTGCACCAACCTAGGATTCTTGGAATTGGTCTGGAGaaattgctcggtggttaaggcgcttgcttgcaaagcctaatgacccctggttcgattccccagtacccacataaagccaggtgcacaaaggggcacaatcatccggagtttgtgtgcagtggctggaggccctggcaagcccattctctcagtctgttttctctctctgttgctgcttaaaaataaataaaaatatttttaaaaatgctatgtaGAACTCTGGACTCAGGTGATCCTTGCTACCGCAATCTACTGAGTAGCTGGGACTGCAGGTGTGTATCAATTACACCGATCTATAGGAATCCTGTgttcattttaagttttttttttcactgtccatttttcttttcctgttataTTCTGTCTACCTAACTGTACTAAATGACATTTAAGGGCAgagcacttaatttttttttttttaaattaagaagccTGCATTGCCAGTGACTGATATATTTTGGTCTAAATCTTTGTCATTCTGAGCCAACACTGATGGACTGTTTGCCCTGACACTATTCAGCTAAGAGAGAGTGTACATGCAGACCCCATAGTGCAGCAAACATTTTAATTTGGACAAATGCAATGAAGGGCAAAGATGTGACATTCCTGGTATTCACACCAAGGTTCTGGGCCATGTTCACTGTGCCAGCCTTACCTGTCTGGGCATCAGAATTCTGGGCATCACCAAGTGAGCACCAGGCAAGTCATGAATCTCCCAGAGACGCTGCCAGGAGCCTAATAGGCAAATGCCACATCAGGCCCTGCAATCTAGACCAAGACAGACCATGTCTTATTCTGCTCCCTGGGGAGTCTGACAATCTTGTAAAAATGAAACTTAGGGAAACTAGTCAGCTTACTAATTCCTGGCAgttgattaaataaaaaattagagaggCCCATTCATCAGTTTGCTTAGTGTCCGCTGGTGTAGGTTTTCCTCATAGTTCCAAGGTCTTGAGCTGTGGGTTCTAGTAGATACACCCAGTGGGGGTGTTGGGCATTGCTCCCACTTGTTATCTGGCTTTTTTCATAGGACATAATCAATAAGGCCATCAGAACAAACTAGTGCTtatcttaggtttttttttttttttttctaagtcaaAGATAGCAGGAATAACAGATTTAGTTAGAAAATTCTCCAATTGCAGCCTGGGTTCCGGCACTAAAATAAACTACAATAGGGCTAGTgatatagctcagtcagtaaagagcttctcttgcaagcatgaggacctgagttacccagtacccacataatgctagaTGGGCtgatgtgtgcctgtaatccatgttgggaggttgaggcaggtggTTCCCTGGAGCTCGgtggctggccagctagtctcgcctaattggtgagttctgtGCCAGGAGACTCTGCCTAAAAAGAGGTGGGTGGTATACCTGAGGATAACGCTCAAGATTGTTCTCTGGTTTCCatatgcacatccacacacacgtTAAACTAAGAGAAGAggaaagtttttatattttctccaTTAATTCTAAACccagcttagatttttttttgagacagggtcttgctatgcagcccaggctaccTCAAACTtaggattctcttgcctcagcctcctatgtgctaGAAGAAGTaggcaccaacatgcctggtgaACTTGTGTATTCAAaggcaagtaagtaaataaaactaccGACAGTGGCATAAGATACTACTTCCATGATATAGTTGAGTTGGATCCTTTCTAGATTATTATCTGACTTTGGTTTAGGGAGCCTTGTGTCAATGAAGTTATCACCATAAAGTAACAGGCAAGGGCCCTAGAAATATGGAAGAAAATGACATGCTAACCAGAACGAAATTTAGATGGCAGGATCTAGGGTAAGTGTGGGAAAGTAGCATGCTCTCTGACTCAAacctacctttttttttggttttgaattctatttatttgcaagagagagtgagagtgaaagggagagaaatatgcatgtgtgtttgagtgtgtgggtgcatgtgcccctttgtgaatctggctttctgtgggtactggagaattgaactgggccatcaggctttgcaagcaagtgcctttaactgagccatcttccctgcctgagttttctttacttaaatatatttttattgggctggagagatggcttagtggttaagcgcttgcctatgaagcctaaggaccccggttcgaggctcggttccccaggtcccatgttagccagatgcacaagggggcgcacgcgtctggagttcgtttgcagtggctggaagccctgacgcgcccatcctctctttctccctctatctgtctttctacctgtgtctatcactctcaaataaataaaaaatgaacaaaaaaatattaaaaaaatatatttttttatttatttgagagggacatatagagaaagaggcaaatagagagagggagagagaatgggcatgccaggacttccagccactgcaaacgaactccagatacgtgcgcccccttgagcattgctaacgtgggtcctggggaatcaagcctcgatcctaggtccttaggcttcacaggctagtgcttaaccgctaagccacctctccagccctcttaaatatattttaaatcattttgtttccttttttcttttcttttcttttttttgtgctgCTGGGGCTCCAACTCATGGTGCTAAGTATTTACTACTGAGATccaaacatgaaattaaaaaaattatttaacaaatttTTGTCATTGACATTTCAAAACTGCATTGAGTGCAAAAGTGAGGAAGTAATTCCTGGGCCTGTattgcttttgaaaatatttgtaatcCATAAAAATGTACATTCACATAGtatgaaataaacatattttaagaaagtTTAGTCATATACAGCACTGTGCAATCTCACAAAATATACTGGGATGGGCTATCTGCAATAAGAGGGTATTTGATTTACTAAGAATTATCACTGAGCTGTTCTTTTAATTGTAATTCACCAAGTCTTTCCAGATTAAGAGGGGTTAGACCCATGCTGTGTTCGCATATGGCTGCCCCTGCAAACTGTAGGGCCTCCAGAGAAGATGCTGGGCCAGGTGTCCCTCGGTGCACACTTGTGAACAGTACCTTTTAAAAGTCTAAGCCCTGAGGGCAGCACTCATCTGTGCACACTTGTTCTTTTCTCCCCTATGAACACTCATGCACACCACAAAGTACCTCACAAGCCAAAGCCCTTTAAAGAGGGCACTGTAATTTTTGGAAACACTGGAATTCTCTTATGGAGAAAACTACTGGTGAAGGGTGGGAGACAAAACCAACCTGGCAGTATTGGACATAAGTCACTATATTTCCTAAGCAACTGAAGGCTGAGGCTAGGAGAAAGTGGCGGCTTTCACCTTGCTTGAGCCAGACACTGTATACTATCATACCCAGGAGGATGGATTATGTAGTTCGGCTAGCCTCCAGCCTATCTCCTTCCTCCTAATCCTAACTCATGCCTTCATCCTAGCTGGCTGAATGTATATTTAGCTTTTCATGGCCACAAACATTCCAACTTACACTTTTTGCGTCCTCCAAAGAGTTgttattataaaagaaaacagtGCATACAAGTAATTAGAACTTAAATTGcagttctaattttattttcttttttttgttaaaatcgAAACAAAACCTATGAACGTCCCAAGTTTACCCAGATGAGTCAACAGTTCTTTGGCAATGTTAGGTTGGATGTGTAATTGGACCGCCCAGCTAATCAGCATACTTTACCGGAAGTCTAATTAAAAGTGTTGACTTTCATTAGAAAATAATCAGAAATGGTCACGTGGTAAACCCAAATCATGTTAAAACTacttagtaaataaaaaaaataaacaaatttaagttCCCCTAATCAACTTAGTTAGGTGGTACTTTCCCCAATTACACTTGACTCCATTATTACAAGAACTTACAGAATGTTAGAGGGTATTATGCAAAAATCTTCTAAGGTAATTTTGGCATAAATTATGAGAACAAATTAATAGTCAATCAGTCTTTGATGAGAAAACCAGACAACAAGAGAACTGTGCACTGAATAAGTCGAAGAAAAGTTTATAGCTTTGTAACCAAATTAATCATTCGTCCTTAATTTTTACCGTACCACCTTTCATTCTGTGTACCATCAAccacactaaaataaataaacttcaatcGGAGAATTCTGAGTATATAATTGAATATACATGAAGACTACAGTCAGTGCTGCCCCAAACTTTCAAGATCCATATAGAGAAAATTTACTAGTTCTGTTACAAATGTAGCTAGAAAAATACACATCATCACAAGCTATCCAGAACTTGAAAATCCAGTTAAGAGCGGAGAAAGACTGGAATTTTTATAGCGTATCTGGAGAGggctgtaaagccaaaggcaGAAAAAAGGGCGTTTTCGGCATTCTGGCAAGGTTTTGGGGGTATAGTTATCTCAAAAGTAAACCTCGGAGTGGCTCCGCCATCAGACTTGATCCCGAAGGCGAGCCAGTCTCTGGGACAGTTCGTCCTGCTCGGCCGAGGCCACGCTGGTGCCCACGGAGCCGGTCTGGCCCTGCGGCAGCTCCATGTTGAGGTCGAGGCCCGCCTCGTCTGCCATCTCCTGGAGCAGCATATCCACTTGGTTCTGGGGAGTGGTCAGCGTCGTCGTGCTGCTCATAGTGTCCTCCATTTGCTGCGTCTGGACGTCCAGCGTCTCAAACTGGTGCTCGAACTTGTCCATCAGAGCAGAGATCTTCTCGAGATTCATGGTCTTCAACGTGGCGTCCATCGACTTCACCACACCGGCCATGGACTTGGTCACTTTGCCCATCGTTACGGCCGTCTGGACTCTGGCAGCCACCGCGTCCACCCGGGCGCTCATCCTCAGGAAATTCACCGCCTGGTTCTTCTGGCGGATGGCATTTTCCGCGTGTATCCT contains:
- the Chmp1b gene encoding charged multivesicular body protein 1b yields the protein MSNMEKHLFNLKFAAKELGRSAKKCDKEEKAEKAKIKKAIQKGNMEVARIHAENAIRQKNQAVNFLRMSARVDAVAARVQTAVTMGKVTKSMAGVVKSMDATLKTMNLEKISALMDKFEHQFETLDVQTQQMEDTMSSTTTLTTPQNQVDMLLQEMADEAGLDLNMELPQGQTGSVGTSVASAEQDELSQRLARLRDQV